A single genomic interval of Juglans regia cultivar Chandler chromosome 1, Walnut 2.0, whole genome shotgun sequence harbors:
- the LOC108992693 gene encoding multiprotein-bridging factor 1c, with product MPSRYPGSITQDWEPVVLNKSRAKAQDLRNPKAVNQALRSGAPIQTVRKADAGSNKKAAPVVNARKLDEAAEPAALDRVSTEVRQAIQKARLQKKMSQADLAKQINERTQVVQEYENGKAVPNQAVLGKMEKVLGVKLRGKAVK from the coding sequence ATGCCGAGCCGATATCCAGGATCCATTACCCAGGACTGGGAGCCCGTGGTGCTCAACAAGTCGAGGGCCAAGGCCCAGGACCTCCGCAACCCGAAGGCGGTGAACCAGGCCCTGCGTTCCGGGGCTCCGATACAGACAGTCAGGAAGGCCGACGCTGGTTCCAACAAGAAGGCTGCTCCGGTCGTCAACGCGAGAAAACTGGACGAGGCGGCCGAGCCGGCGGCCCTGGATCGAGTGTCAACCGAGGTGAGGCAGGCGATTCAGAAGGCGCGGCTGCAGAAGAAGATGAGCCAGGCAGACCTGGCGAAGCAGATAAACGAGCGGACGCAGGTGGTCCAGGAGTACGAGAACGGGAAGGCCGTGCCGAACCAGGCGGTGTTGGGGAAGATGGAGAAGGTTCTCGGCGTGAAGCTCAGAGGAAAGGCTGTAAAGTGA